In Deinobacterium chartae, a single genomic region encodes these proteins:
- the odhB gene encoding 2-oxoglutarate dehydrogenase complex dihydrolipoyllysine-residue succinyltransferase encodes MLVEVKVPVFSESVSEGTLLTWHKKPGEKVSRGDLLIDIETDKVVLEVTALQDGVLSEVRKGEGEIVTSEEVVGVIDTEATAGAAAPAAQAPDAQAAQPAQAHAAPVEGLSPAVRKMVAETGVNPADVAGSGKGGRVTKGDVIAHLEGGAPAAAASEAKAVPSAPTAPSGVPVTLPAGERPEQRVPMTRIRARIAERLKEAQNTAAILTTYNEVNMQPVMDLRKRYQDEFVKKHGIKLGFMSFFVRAAVEALKAYPIINASVEGKDIIYHGYFDIGIAVASERGLVVPIIRDADGKSLAQIEKEIGEYAAKARAGKLTLEDMTGGTFSITNGGTFGSMMSTPILNQPQSAILGMHNIYERAVVENGQIVARPMMYLALSYDHRIIDGREAVLFLVGIKKALEDPARLLLDL; translated from the coding sequence ATGCTCGTTGAAGTCAAAGTTCCGGTGTTTTCCGAATCGGTGAGCGAAGGTACGCTGCTCACCTGGCACAAGAAGCCTGGGGAGAAGGTATCCCGCGGCGACCTCCTGATCGACATCGAGACCGACAAGGTCGTCCTCGAGGTCACCGCGCTGCAAGACGGCGTCCTCAGCGAGGTCCGTAAGGGAGAGGGCGAGATCGTCACCTCCGAAGAGGTCGTCGGCGTGATTGACACCGAAGCGACCGCCGGAGCCGCCGCCCCCGCCGCCCAGGCCCCCGACGCCCAGGCTGCGCAGCCTGCCCAGGCACACGCTGCGCCCGTCGAGGGCCTGAGCCCCGCCGTGCGCAAGATGGTCGCCGAGACCGGCGTGAACCCGGCGGACGTCGCCGGGTCCGGCAAGGGTGGACGCGTCACCAAGGGCGACGTGATCGCTCACCTCGAGGGGGGTGCCCCTGCCGCAGCCGCCAGCGAGGCCAAGGCCGTGCCTTCGGCCCCCACCGCTCCCTCGGGAGTGCCGGTCACGCTGCCCGCCGGCGAGCGCCCCGAGCAGCGGGTTCCCATGACCCGCATCCGTGCCCGCATCGCCGAGCGCCTCAAGGAGGCCCAGAACACCGCTGCGATCCTGACCACCTACAACGAGGTCAACATGCAGCCGGTGATGGACCTGCGCAAGCGCTACCAGGACGAGTTCGTCAAGAAGCACGGCATCAAGCTGGGTTTCATGTCGTTCTTCGTGCGCGCTGCGGTCGAGGCCCTCAAGGCCTACCCGATCATCAACGCCTCGGTCGAGGGTAAGGACATCATCTACCACGGCTACTTCGACATCGGGATCGCCGTGGCTTCGGAGCGCGGTCTGGTCGTGCCGATCATCCGCGACGCCGATGGCAAGAGCCTTGCCCAGATCGAGAAAGAGATCGGCGAGTACGCCGCCAAGGCGCGCGCGGGCAAGCTGACCCTCGAGGACATGACCGGCGGTACCTTCTCGATCACCAACGGCGGTACCTTCGGCTCGATGATGAGCACCCCGATCCTCAACCAGCCGCAGTCGGCGATCTTGGGGATGCACAACATCTACGAGCGCGCCGTGGTCGAAAACGGCCAGATCGTCGCGCGCCCGATGATGTACCTGGCGCTCTCCTACGATCACCGCATCATCGACGGCCGCGAGGCGGTGCTGTTCCTGGTCGGCATCAAGAAGGCCCTCGAGGATCCCGCCCGTCTGCTGCTGGACCTCTGA
- a CDS encoding adenosylcobinamide-GDP ribazoletransferase, which produces MKSLVRAAHLALTFLTTLPLPNPGEVRSGEFARASGFYPLAGYMIGALAALTLLLGHALELPGGVSAALTLALWLTVTGMLHFDGLVDAGDALLVARSPQRRLEILADVHIGAFGLAVGVLTLLTKWSLLAALEAPWILVAVAVAARVAVLAPMNLYPAARQGSLGARSRQGWWPLALLLALPALLIPGAAITFVAALAAALLVAAFAARRLGGGLNGDVYGAIIELAEIAALIAWTALQAKSA; this is translated from the coding sequence GTGAAATCGCTGGTCCGCGCTGCCCACCTCGCCCTCACCTTTCTGACCACCTTGCCCCTTCCCAACCCCGGTGAGGTTCGCAGCGGAGAGTTCGCCCGGGCCAGCGGTTTCTACCCGCTGGCCGGGTACATGATCGGGGCCCTCGCCGCACTCACCCTGCTGCTGGGCCACGCGCTCGAGCTGCCCGGCGGCGTCAGCGCCGCCCTCACCCTGGCCCTGTGGCTGACCGTCACCGGCATGCTGCATTTCGACGGCCTGGTCGACGCCGGAGACGCCCTGCTGGTCGCCCGGTCCCCGCAGCGCCGCCTCGAGATCCTCGCGGACGTGCACATCGGCGCTTTCGGACTCGCAGTCGGGGTCTTGACCCTGCTGACCAAATGGAGCCTGCTCGCCGCCCTCGAGGCTCCCTGGATCCTGGTCGCGGTCGCCGTGGCCGCGCGCGTCGCCGTGCTGGCCCCCATGAACCTCTACCCCGCCGCGCGCCAGGGTTCGCTGGGCGCACGTTCACGCCAGGGCTGGTGGCCGCTGGCCCTGCTGCTCGCCCTGCCCGCCCTGCTGATTCCGGGAGCTGCGATCACCTTTGTCGCGGCCCTGGCGGCCGCCCTGCTGGTCGCCGCCTTTGCCGCCCGCCGCCTGGGCGGGGGCTTAAACGGCGACGTGTACGGCGCGATCATCGAGCTGGCCGAGATCGCCGCCCTGATCGCCTGGACCGCGTTGCAGGCCAAGTCCGCATGA
- the lpdA gene encoding dihydrolipoyl dehydrogenase, with protein MDTFDVIVIGGGPAGYVAAIRAAQLGFKTACVDAFKGKDGKPSLGGTCLNVGCIPSKAMLDSSEKFEMVQHELADHGITVEGARVDLAKMLARKDAVVSKLTGGIAFLFRKNKVTSLHGLGRLVRRDGESWIVSVDGQEVAAKNVIIATGSAPRELPFARFDGVKIVDNVGALEFPEVPRKLAVIGAGVIGLELGSVWRRLGAEVTVLEALPAFMAAADEAVAKEAFKQFTKQGLNIRIGVKVDAVDASGEGVKVTYTEGEQTTTLEVDRLIVAVGRVPHTRGLGAEDVGLVLDERGFVKVDAHYRTNLEGVYAIGDVIGGAMLAHKAEDEGVAVAELLAGQAGHVNYEAVPWVMYTSPEIAWVGRTEQDLKAAGIAYKAGSFPFSANGRAAGHNDQRGFVKVLADAKTDRILGVHMIGGGVSELIAEAVTAMEFGGSAEDLARTVHAHPTLSEAIKEAALGVDKRTIHA; from the coding sequence ATGGATACTTTCGATGTGATCGTGATCGGCGGCGGCCCGGCAGGCTACGTGGCCGCCATTCGTGCGGCGCAGCTCGGTTTCAAGACCGCCTGCGTGGACGCCTTCAAGGGCAAAGACGGCAAGCCCAGCCTGGGCGGCACCTGCTTGAACGTCGGCTGCATTCCCTCCAAAGCCATGCTGGATTCCTCGGAGAAGTTCGAGATGGTGCAGCACGAACTGGCCGACCACGGCATCACCGTGGAAGGAGCCCGGGTCGATCTGGCCAAGATGCTGGCCCGCAAGGACGCGGTGGTGTCCAAGCTGACCGGCGGCATCGCCTTCTTGTTCCGCAAGAACAAGGTCACCTCGCTGCACGGCCTGGGTCGCCTGGTGCGCCGCGACGGCGAGAGCTGGATCGTCTCGGTGGACGGCCAGGAAGTCGCCGCCAAGAACGTGATCATCGCGACCGGCTCGGCCCCGCGCGAACTGCCGTTCGCCCGCTTCGACGGCGTCAAGATCGTGGACAACGTGGGGGCCCTGGAATTCCCCGAGGTGCCCCGCAAGCTCGCCGTGATCGGTGCGGGCGTGATCGGCCTCGAGCTCGGCAGCGTGTGGCGTCGCCTGGGAGCCGAGGTGACCGTCCTCGAGGCCCTCCCGGCCTTTATGGCCGCTGCCGACGAGGCGGTTGCCAAGGAGGCCTTCAAGCAGTTCACCAAGCAGGGCCTGAACATCCGCATCGGCGTGAAGGTGGACGCGGTGGACGCCTCGGGCGAGGGCGTTAAAGTCACCTACACCGAGGGCGAGCAGACGACCACCCTCGAGGTGGACCGCCTGATCGTGGCGGTGGGCCGCGTTCCGCACACCCGGGGTCTGGGCGCCGAGGACGTGGGGCTGGTCCTCGACGAGCGCGGCTTCGTGAAGGTGGACGCGCACTACCGCACCAACCTCGAGGGCGTGTACGCCATCGGTGATGTGATCGGCGGCGCCATGCTGGCCCACAAGGCCGAGGACGAGGGCGTGGCCGTGGCCGAGCTGCTGGCGGGTCAGGCCGGTCACGTGAACTACGAGGCGGTACCGTGGGTGATGTACACCTCGCCGGAGATCGCCTGGGTGGGCCGCACCGAACAGGACCTCAAGGCGGCCGGGATCGCCTACAAGGCCGGTTCGTTCCCGTTTTCGGCCAACGGTCGTGCGGCGGGCCACAACGACCAGCGCGGTTTCGTGAAGGTGCTGGCCGACGCCAAGACCGACCGTATCCTGGGCGTTCACATGATCGGCGGCGGCGTGTCCGAGCTGATCGCCGAGGCGGTCACGGCCATGGAATTCGGCGGCTCGGCCGAGGACCTTGCCCGCACCGTTCACGCTCACCCCACGCTGTCCGAGGCCATCAAGGAAGCGGCGCTGGGCGTGGACAAGCGCACCATCCACGCCTGA
- a CDS encoding histidine phosphatase family protein, which yields MTHGTLRETELWLVRHGHTADNARGRYPDGDPGLSPEGYRQARALRALRSFDFERVLSSPAARSLETARHAGFTPAPADTLREADFGVMAGLSWSELEGRHGDLPRRWIEGLLDPRGDQGPPGGESGRSFHARVAHLLALEGRTLAFTHAGPIRALLRLTLDLSAVDLAPGSLTVLRRMGDTWGLSKLNLVPGEL from the coding sequence ATGACGCACGGCACGCTGCGGGAAACCGAGCTGTGGCTGGTCCGGCACGGGCACACCGCCGACAACGCCCGGGGACGCTACCCGGACGGCGACCCCGGCCTCTCCCCCGAAGGGTACCGGCAGGCGCGCGCCCTGCGCGCGCTGCGCAGCTTCGATTTCGAGCGGGTGCTGAGCTCGCCTGCGGCCCGCAGCCTCGAGACCGCCCGGCACGCCGGATTTACCCCCGCCCCTGCGGACACGCTGCGCGAGGCCGACTTCGGGGTTATGGCGGGCCTGAGCTGGAGCGAACTCGAGGGCCGTCACGGCGACTTGCCCCGGCGCTGGATCGAAGGGCTGCTCGACCCGCGCGGCGACCAGGGCCCGCCGGGCGGCGAGAGCGGCCGCAGCTTTCACGCCCGCGTAGCGCACCTGCTGGCCCTCGAGGGCCGCACGCTGGCCTTCACCCACGCCGGGCCGATCCGCGCCCTGCTGCGCCTCACCCTTGACCTCAGCGCCGTGGACCTCGCACCCGGCAGCCTCACCGTACTGCGCCGCATGGGCGACACGTGGGGCCTGAGCAAACTCAACCTTGTTCCAGGAGAGCTATGA
- a CDS encoding 2-oxoglutarate dehydrogenase E1 component, with product MKSAPEATIMYGGNASFVEALYEDYLSDPQSVAPEWRAYFEGLGGPRPVAETAHSGVQRAFAELARLPRGLRSAPTGEAPVNRGFSALINAYRAQGHLAARFEPLGLRPQPPVPELDHTYWGLTDADLNETVTDGRYSGTLRQVLEDLRSTYCGSIGFEYAYLPREEREWLQARIEANLGRGRYTAEQKKRFYNKVAAAEGLEKYLHQKYVGQKRFSLEGSETFIPYLDYTITRAGEQGVKEVVIGMAHRGRLNVLINIFGKKTSDLFDEFEGKKVFGPEVAGDVKYHLGFSSDVETPGGSVHLALAFNPSHLEIVGPVVEGSVRARQDRRGDTSRDTVLPIVVHGDAAVAGQGVVAETLNLSQLRGYATGGTVHVVINNQVGFTTSDPRDARSSRYSTDVAKMIDAPVFHVNSDDVEATMFAAELALDYRMTFKKDVFVDVVSFRRHGHNESDEPRFTQPMMYRKVDAHPGTRALYAKQLEAEGVLAPGEQESIASDYRDRLDRGEAVGDAVASDHRASYAVKWSTYLGQHWTAPYESHVPLERLKALGARLTDIPAEFKLHRGVERVIKSRREMIEGTQPIDWGFAENLAYATLLTSGFRVRISGQDSGRGTFSHRQAVLHNQATEDLPEGELYIPLNHIADDQAEFEVIDSALSEEAVLAFEYGYTSAEPGALVIWEAQYGDFANGAQAVIDQFISAGETKWQKLSGLTMLLPHGYEGQGPEHSSARLERYMQLCAEQNIQVVVPSTPAQMYHMLRRQALRPYRKPLVVMSPKSMLRNKASFSTLEELAQGTFQPVIGDVQADPARVNRVVLCSGKLYWELVEAREKAGLDNVAIVRIEQLYPFAYEEVKAELIKYPGAQVIWTQEEPANQGAWLLIREDIEGCLQQGQVLSYSSRPRSASPAVGYAAKHLEQQKALIDKALGL from the coding sequence ATGAAGTCAGCGCCCGAAGCGACCATCATGTACGGAGGCAACGCGAGTTTCGTCGAAGCCCTGTACGAGGACTACCTCTCAGATCCCCAGTCCGTTGCGCCCGAGTGGCGCGCTTACTTTGAAGGACTGGGAGGGCCGCGCCCGGTGGCCGAAACCGCGCACTCCGGTGTGCAGCGGGCCTTCGCCGAGCTGGCCCGCCTGCCGCGCGGATTGCGCTCGGCACCCACCGGCGAAGCCCCGGTCAACCGTGGTTTCAGCGCCCTGATCAACGCCTACCGCGCCCAGGGTCACCTGGCCGCCCGCTTCGAGCCGCTGGGCCTGCGTCCGCAGCCCCCGGTGCCCGAACTGGACCACACCTACTGGGGTCTGACCGACGCCGACCTGAATGAGACCGTCACCGACGGCCGCTACAGCGGTACCCTGCGCCAGGTGCTCGAGGACCTGCGCAGCACCTACTGCGGCTCGATCGGCTTTGAATACGCCTACCTGCCCCGCGAGGAGCGCGAGTGGCTGCAGGCCCGCATCGAGGCCAACCTCGGCCGTGGCCGGTACACGGCCGAGCAGAAAAAGCGCTTCTACAACAAAGTCGCGGCGGCCGAAGGCCTCGAGAAGTACCTGCACCAGAAGTACGTGGGCCAGAAGCGCTTCAGCCTCGAGGGCTCCGAGACCTTCATTCCCTACCTCGACTACACCATCACCCGCGCGGGCGAGCAGGGCGTCAAGGAAGTCGTGATCGGCATGGCCCACCGCGGCCGCTTGAACGTCCTGATCAACATCTTCGGCAAGAAGACCTCGGATCTTTTCGACGAGTTCGAGGGCAAGAAGGTCTTCGGGCCCGAGGTGGCCGGCGACGTGAAGTACCACCTGGGGTTCTCCAGCGACGTGGAGACCCCCGGCGGCAGCGTGCACCTGGCGCTCGCCTTCAATCCCTCGCACCTCGAGATCGTCGGGCCCGTGGTCGAGGGTTCGGTGCGCGCCCGCCAGGACCGCCGCGGCGACACCTCGCGCGACACCGTGCTGCCCATCGTGGTGCACGGTGACGCGGCGGTCGCCGGTCAGGGTGTGGTCGCCGAGACCCTCAACCTGTCGCAGCTGCGCGGCTACGCCACCGGCGGCACCGTGCACGTGGTCATCAACAACCAGGTGGGCTTCACCACCTCGGATCCGCGCGACGCCCGCTCGAGCCGCTACAGCACCGATGTGGCCAAGATGATCGACGCCCCGGTGTTCCACGTGAACTCGGACGACGTCGAGGCCACCATGTTCGCCGCCGAACTGGCGCTGGACTACCGCATGACCTTCAAAAAGGACGTGTTCGTGGACGTGGTGTCGTTCCGCCGCCACGGCCACAACGAGTCCGACGAGCCGCGCTTCACCCAGCCGATGATGTACCGCAAGGTGGACGCGCACCCCGGTACCCGCGCGCTGTACGCCAAGCAGCTCGAGGCCGAGGGCGTGCTGGCTCCGGGCGAGCAGGAAAGCATCGCCAGCGACTACCGTGACCGCTTGGACCGCGGTGAGGCGGTGGGTGACGCCGTTGCCTCGGACCACCGTGCGAGCTACGCGGTCAAGTGGTCCACCTACCTGGGCCAGCACTGGACCGCGCCCTACGAGAGCCACGTTCCCCTCGAGCGCCTCAAGGCCCTGGGAGCGCGTCTCACCGACATCCCCGCCGAGTTCAAGCTGCACCGCGGCGTGGAGCGCGTGATCAAGTCGCGCCGCGAGATGATCGAGGGAACCCAGCCGATCGACTGGGGCTTTGCCGAGAACCTCGCCTATGCCACGCTGCTCACCAGCGGCTTCCGCGTGCGCATCTCCGGACAGGACTCGGGCCGTGGCACCTTCTCGCACCGCCAGGCCGTGCTGCACAACCAGGCCACCGAGGACCTGCCCGAGGGCGAACTCTACATCCCGCTCAACCACATCGCCGACGATCAGGCCGAGTTCGAGGTGATCGACTCCGCCCTGTCCGAAGAGGCCGTGTTGGCCTTCGAGTACGGCTACACCAGCGCCGAGCCCGGTGCCCTGGTGATCTGGGAAGCGCAGTACGGCGACTTTGCCAACGGCGCCCAGGCGGTCATCGACCAGTTCATCTCGGCCGGTGAGACCAAGTGGCAGAAGCTCTCGGGCCTCACCATGCTGCTGCCCCACGGCTACGAGGGCCAGGGGCCCGAGCACTCGAGTGCCCGCCTCGAGCGCTACATGCAGCTGTGCGCCGAGCAGAACATCCAGGTCGTCGTGCCCTCCACCCCGGCGCAGATGTACCACATGCTGCGCCGACAGGCCCTGCGCCCCTACCGCAAGCCGCTGGTCGTCATGAGCCCCAAGAGCATGCTGCGCAACAAGGCCTCGTTCTCGACCCTCGAGGAGTTGGCCCAGGGAACCTTCCAGCCGGTCATCGGCGACGTCCAGGCCGATCCGGCCCGGGTGAACCGGGTGGTGCTGTGCAGCGGCAAGCTGTACTGGGAACTCGTCGAGGCGCGCGAGAAGGCGGGCCTGGATAACGTCGCGATCGTGCGTATCGAGCAGCTCTACCCCTTTGCCTACGAAGAGGTGAAGGCCGAACTGATCAAGTACCCGGGTGCCCAGGTGATCTGGACCCAGGAGGAGCCCGCCAATCAGGGTGCCTGGCTGCTGATCCGCGAGGACATCGAGGGTTGCCTGCAACAGGGTCAGGTCTTAAGCTATTCCAGTCGCCCGCGTTCCGCCTCGCCTGCGGTGGGATACGCGGCCAAGCACCTCGAGCAGCAGAAGGCGCTCATCGACAAGGCCCTGGGTCTGTAA
- the cobT gene encoding nicotinate-nucleotide--dimethylbenzimidazole phosphoribosyltransferase, with protein sequence MNDILDRIQPTDAQAQHAALERQRHLTKPLGALGDLEELSVRLAAVFGSPRPHPRGVSALVCAGDHGVTLEGVSAYPREVTVGMVANFLAGGAAVNAVARTVGARVRVINAGVDAELPDHPDLINRPVRRGTRNLLHEPALTREEALAAVRLGAAAAAAEIESGADLLVPGEMGIGNTTPAAAITARLLGLPAAAVTGRGTGVSDEALSHKVTVVQRALARAASEPTDPLGVLADLGGLEIAAMVGVILEGAARRRAVIIDGYIATAAALVAARLAPNAGGYLFASHLSAEPGHALQLEALGLTPLLRLNMRLGEGSGGVMCAPLLLAAAATLREMATFEEAGLV encoded by the coding sequence ATGAACGACATCCTTGACCGCATCCAACCCACCGATGCACAAGCTCAGCACGCCGCCCTCGAGCGCCAGCGTCACCTCACCAAGCCGCTCGGGGCCCTCGGTGACCTCGAGGAGCTCTCGGTCCGGCTGGCCGCCGTGTTCGGCAGCCCGCGCCCGCACCCCCGGGGCGTGAGCGCTCTGGTCTGCGCCGGAGATCACGGGGTGACCCTCGAGGGCGTATCCGCCTACCCGCGCGAGGTCACGGTTGGCATGGTCGCCAACTTTCTGGCCGGGGGCGCGGCCGTGAACGCGGTTGCCCGCACGGTGGGGGCCCGGGTACGGGTGATCAACGCCGGAGTGGACGCCGAACTGCCCGACCACCCCGACTTGATCAACCGGCCCGTGCGGCGCGGAACGCGCAACCTGCTGCACGAGCCCGCACTGACCCGGGAGGAGGCCCTGGCCGCCGTGCGCCTGGGCGCCGCAGCGGCCGCCGCCGAGATCGAAAGCGGGGCTGACCTGCTCGTTCCCGGCGAGATGGGCATCGGCAACACCACGCCCGCCGCCGCGATCACCGCCCGCCTGCTGGGCCTGCCCGCAGCGGCGGTCACCGGACGCGGCACCGGGGTCAGCGACGAAGCCCTTTCGCACAAGGTCACGGTGGTGCAGCGCGCCCTTGCGCGCGCCGCCTCGGAGCCCACGGATCCGCTGGGCGTGCTGGCGGACCTGGGCGGCCTCGAGATCGCCGCGATGGTCGGCGTCATCCTCGAGGGGGCCGCCCGGCGGCGCGCGGTGATCATTGACGGCTACATCGCCACAGCGGCGGCGCTGGTGGCCGCCCGCCTCGCTCCGAACGCAGGCGGCTACCTGTTCGCCAGCCACCTCTCGGCCGAGCCCGGACACGCGCTGCAGCTCGAGGCCCTGGGTCTGACGCCGCTGCTGCGGCTGAACATGCGCCTGGGCGAAGGCAGCGGCGGCGTGATGTGCGCTCCGCTGCTGCTGGCGGCGGCGGCCACCCTGCGCGAGATGGCGACCTTCGAGGAGGCCGGGCTGGTCTGA